A part of Chlamydia ibidis 10-1398/6 genomic DNA contains:
- the mtaB gene encoding tRNA (N(6)-L-threonylcarbamoyladenosine(37)-C(2))-methylthiotransferase MtaB: MIITEEKKTFKLVCLGCRVNQYEIQGYRDQLTFLGYQEVTDPDTPSDLCIVNTCAVTGSAESSGRSAIRQLCRKNPDAFLVVTGCLGESDKEFFSTLDRKCLLVPNKEKHQLIEKIFPDLQNLPEFRIRSFEGKSRAFIKVQDGCNSFCSYCIIPYLRGRSRSRSTKEILNEISGIIAQGYREVVIAGINVGDYNDGEHSLAQLIKKIDVLEGIDRIRISSIDPEDVQDDLRDVLLFGKHTCHSSHLVLQSGSNAILKRMNRKYTRQDFLDCVDSLRAHDPNYSFTTDVIIGFPGETDQDFEDTLKIIQDVGFIKVHIFPYSPRARTKAATFSGHIPHNIINERKKYLAEVARSVAIREMEKRLGTRTSVLVEQVVDGVAVGHSPYFEKIHFQSLGNVQVNDIINVKITSFLKDDLWGEQEQ; the protein is encoded by the coding sequence ATGATCATTACAGAAGAGAAGAAAACATTTAAACTTGTTTGTTTGGGATGTAGGGTCAATCAGTATGAAATCCAGGGATATCGTGATCAGCTTACATTCTTAGGTTATCAAGAAGTAACGGATCCTGATACTCCCAGTGATCTATGTATTGTTAACACCTGCGCTGTTACCGGATCTGCGGAAAGTTCAGGGCGTAGTGCAATTCGTCAGTTATGTAGGAAAAATCCCGATGCTTTTCTCGTTGTTACAGGTTGTTTAGGAGAATCAGACAAAGAATTTTTTTCTACACTAGATCGGAAATGTCTTTTGGTCCCCAATAAGGAGAAACACCAATTAATTGAGAAAATTTTTCCTGATCTCCAAAATCTTCCGGAATTTCGTATCAGAAGTTTTGAAGGCAAGTCTCGGGCCTTTATCAAAGTCCAAGATGGTTGTAATTCCTTTTGTTCCTATTGTATTATTCCCTATCTGCGGGGTAGGTCACGGTCTCGTTCCACAAAAGAGATTTTAAACGAGATTTCCGGCATTATTGCACAGGGATATAGAGAGGTCGTAATTGCTGGGATCAATGTCGGGGACTATAATGATGGAGAGCATTCTTTAGCACAGCTGATCAAAAAAATCGATGTATTAGAAGGGATTGATAGGATTCGTATTTCTTCTATAGATCCTGAAGATGTTCAGGACGATCTCAGAGATGTGTTGTTATTTGGTAAACATACATGCCACTCTTCTCATCTCGTTTTACAGTCGGGATCGAATGCAATTTTAAAACGTATGAATCGCAAATATACCAGACAGGATTTTTTAGATTGCGTGGATTCTTTACGTGCTCACGATCCCAATTACTCATTTACTACAGATGTTATTATTGGATTCCCAGGTGAAACTGACCAAGATTTTGAAGATACACTCAAGATCATTCAAGATGTTGGTTTTATAAAAGTACATATTTTCCCCTATAGTCCTCGAGCTCGTACGAAAGCAGCAACCTTCTCAGGGCATATTCCTCATAATATCATCAATGAGAGAAAAAAATATCTTGCTGAAGTCGCCAGGTCCGTTGCTATTCGGGAGATGGAAAAACGTTTGGGGACACGAACATCTGTTCTTGTTGAGCAAGTTGTCGATGGAGTAGCTGTAGGCCATTCTCCTTATTTTGAAAAAATACATTTCCAATCGCTAGGAAACGTACAAGTTAATGACATTATCAATGTGAAGATCACGTCATTTTTAAAAGATGATTTGTGGGGAGAACAGGAACAGTGA
- the glgB gene encoding 1,4-alpha-glucan branching protein GlgB produces MVERFLDAKDLELLVAGKLADPHRVLGIISEDHQDHIVLFRPGADVIALEVLGDTLYAKKHHSGIFSCSVSKKILPHEYRIYHQNGLLTHDPYAFPVVWGEYDSHLFHQGTHYQIYNRMGAIPCTVGGIAGVLFSVWAPNAIRVSVVGDFNFWNGLVNPLRKVSVCGVWELFVPGIAPGEKYKWEILTKEGAVIVKTDPYGKSFEFPSQGAAIVVDPDRFSWTDTDWLQKRQKMLKSPLSIYEVHIGSWIWENNRPLNYRDLATKLAEYCHKMHYTHVELLPITEHPLNESWGYQTTGYYAPTCRYGSVEDFQFLVNYLHNHDIGVILDWVPGHFPTDHFALAAFDGSPIYENANDLHPHWYTHIFNYRCNEVANFLIGSALFWIDKMHIDGLRFDAVASMLYLDYGRSDGMWTPNIYGGNENLDAIEFIRHCNSVIHREFPGVLTFAEESTAFPKVTYSVSEGGLGFDYKWNLGWMHDILRYLRRDPIFRCHHQQDLTFSLWYAFNERSVLPLSHDEVVHGKGCLLDKMHGSMSEKFAYLRLLFSYQLCQPGKKLLFMGGEIAQPREWSTERPLEWAVLNDANHKNLQTCVSEINQCYQRFPQLWNDDPESFLWVDFSDSDNSVIAYYRLDKNNPESALLCIHHFSSMYFPSYSLRCQNVVDCSLIFNSDAKEFGGSGQGFRKPHINNELGVLDIELPPISTLIYSVKLDFSLSI; encoded by the coding sequence ATGGTAGAAAGATTTTTAGATGCTAAGGACTTAGAGTTATTAGTTGCTGGTAAACTTGCAGATCCTCACCGTGTCCTGGGTATTATCTCTGAGGATCATCAAGATCATATTGTTTTGTTTCGTCCTGGTGCAGATGTCATTGCACTAGAGGTGCTAGGGGATACGCTATACGCTAAGAAACACCATTCGGGTATATTTTCTTGTTCTGTTTCTAAAAAGATTCTTCCACATGAATACCGCATTTATCATCAAAATGGTTTACTGACTCACGATCCCTATGCTTTTCCTGTAGTGTGGGGAGAATACGATAGCCATTTATTCCATCAAGGCACCCATTATCAAATTTATAATCGGATGGGAGCAATTCCTTGCACAGTGGGTGGAATTGCTGGGGTTTTATTTTCTGTATGGGCTCCGAATGCTATTCGAGTATCAGTAGTTGGCGATTTTAACTTTTGGAACGGTCTTGTTAATCCCCTAAGAAAAGTTTCTGTATGTGGAGTGTGGGAATTGTTTGTTCCTGGAATTGCTCCTGGAGAAAAGTATAAGTGGGAAATTTTAACAAAAGAAGGAGCGGTTATAGTTAAAACTGATCCTTATGGAAAGAGTTTTGAATTTCCTTCACAAGGCGCGGCTATAGTAGTTGATCCTGATAGATTTTCTTGGACGGATACTGATTGGTTACAGAAGCGTCAAAAAATGCTTAAATCTCCTTTGTCTATCTATGAAGTGCACATAGGATCGTGGATATGGGAAAATAATCGCCCATTAAATTACCGTGATTTAGCTACAAAATTAGCTGAGTATTGTCATAAAATGCACTACACGCATGTCGAGTTGTTGCCTATCACTGAGCATCCTCTTAACGAATCGTGGGGATACCAGACTACAGGATATTATGCTCCTACATGTCGGTATGGATCTGTCGAGGATTTTCAATTTTTAGTGAATTATCTTCATAATCATGATATTGGAGTAATCCTGGATTGGGTCCCAGGACATTTTCCTACAGATCATTTTGCTTTGGCAGCATTTGACGGGTCGCCTATTTATGAGAATGCCAATGATTTGCATCCACATTGGTATACGCATATATTCAATTATCGTTGTAATGAAGTTGCTAACTTTTTAATAGGCAGTGCCTTATTTTGGATCGATAAAATGCACATAGACGGTTTGCGTTTTGATGCTGTAGCTTCTATGCTATATCTAGACTATGGGCGTAGCGATGGTATGTGGACTCCAAATATTTATGGTGGGAACGAGAATCTCGATGCTATCGAATTTATTCGCCATTGTAATTCAGTGATTCATAGGGAGTTCCCAGGAGTCTTGACATTTGCTGAAGAATCTACTGCGTTTCCTAAAGTGACCTATTCTGTATCTGAAGGGGGACTAGGATTTGATTATAAATGGAATTTGGGATGGATGCATGATATTTTAAGATATCTGCGCAGAGATCCCATATTTCGTTGTCATCATCAGCAAGATCTCACCTTTAGCCTTTGGTATGCTTTTAACGAAAGATCGGTCCTTCCTCTTTCTCATGACGAAGTCGTTCACGGTAAAGGATGCTTGCTAGATAAGATGCACGGAAGCATGTCAGAAAAGTTTGCCTATTTACGTCTGCTTTTTAGTTATCAGCTGTGTCAACCGGGGAAAAAACTTCTTTTTATGGGAGGAGAAATTGCACAGCCTCGGGAATGGTCGACAGAACGTCCGTTAGAATGGGCAGTCTTAAATGACGCTAATCATAAAAACTTACAAACATGTGTATCTGAGATTAACCAGTGTTATCAAAGATTTCCACAACTTTGGAATGACGACCCAGAATCTTTCCTATGGGTAGATTTCTCAGATTCTGATAACAGCGTTATTGCTTACTATAGGTTAGATAAAAATAATCCTGAGTCTGCCTTACTTTGTATCCATCATTTCAGTTCAATGTATTTTCCTTCCTACTCTCTTCGTTGTCAAAATGTTGTCGACTGCTCGTTGATCTTTAATAGTGACGCCAAAGAATTTGGAGGCTCGGGACAAGGATTTCGTAAGCCACATATTAACAATGAGTTGGGCGTTCTGGATATTGAATTACCACCGATCTCTACTTTAATCTATTCCGTGAAATTAGATTTCTCCTTAAGCATATGA